The Moraxella nasicaprae sequence TTCCAATTTTTTTGCAAAAAACACTTGCAATTAAAAATTATCTGCGTATAATATGCACCACATTAGCGATACAGCTTATGCTGTTTTGATGAATGGGTCGTTAGCTCAGTTGGTAGAGCAGTTGACTTTTAATCAATTGGTCGCAGGTTCGAATCCTGCACGACCCACCATTTATCCTAATGTTTACCGAAGATTAAGCTTCATTGCTTAATACGGGTCGTTAGCTCAGTTGGTAGAGCAGTTGACTTTTAATCAATTGGTCGCAGGTTCGAATCCTGCACGACCCACCACCATTCCCCAATAGCTCAGTCGGTAGAGCATCGGACTGTTAATCCGTGTGTCCCTGGTTCGAGCCCAGGTTGGGGAGCCAAATTCAAAAAAGCCCTTAGTTTTTCTAAGGGCTTTTTTATTTAAGAAATAAACTCGCTAAAATTTGAGCTTATCTGTTTGCCGTGCTATAATTTGTCAAAATACACAAAAATAGGAAGTTAGCACAATGATTCCACCACGCCTAAAAAACAAGATTCTCAATCAACCGCAAACAACCATGCGACCTGTTCATCTACGCTTATCAGAAGAAATCATCGGTCACCTAGAAGATACCGCCAAAGCACATGGTTTTAGTCGCATTCAAGGGTTGATTCGTCTGTACATTCGTCAAGGCTTGGATAAAGATAATTGTAATTATAGCCTTGCAGATGATGTGTTATTCATCGAAAAACTCTGCAAAAAAGGGGTCAGTCGAAAAATCATCGAAGAAGCCCTTAATGATGTCAATAAAGTCTGCGACTTGGACAAATAACTCAAAAAAAAACGCACCGAATTTGGTGCGTTTTTTGTTATTGTATCAACCGCTGATACATCACTGGATTTTTGCTTGTTCTGCTTGGCTAAGGCTTAGCTGCACACCTTGACCCAGTCCTTTGCCAATCTGCACGCCCAATCTATCAAAAATCTGATTCATTGGGTCTTTGTAGGTATAATTCACCTCTGGCAAATCAAGCTGTTTTTTTAGTTGGTGCATGCCACCCAAACGGTCAGCCAGCCCCAAATCAACCGCCTGTCTGCCCGTCCAAATCAATCCGCTAAATAGCTGATTTTCCTCAGGATTTTTTAATTTCTTACCACGACCCTGCTTGACTGAATTGATGAAATCTTGATGAGTGGCATCAAGCAATGCTTGAATGTGTGCTTTTTCTTTTTCTGTCATTGGGCGAGATGAGCTTAAAATATCTTTATACTCGCCTGCTGTCATGGTAACATCACGAACACCGACTTTTTTCATCAACTCTTCGACATTATAGCCAGACATGATGACACCAATCGAACCGACCAAGCTGGACGGATTCGCCCAAATCTCATCAGCGGCTGACGCAATATAATACGCCCCTGACGCACCAATATCCTCTATCACGGCATACAGTTTTTTGTCTGGATTTTCTTTGCGTAAATCCATCATCGCTTCCCAGATTTCATCTGACTGCACAGGGGAACCGCCTGGCGAGTTGATGACCAATGCCACCGATTTGGCGTTAGGATTGTCAAAGGCTTCGCTCAATGCCTCGCTCACCTCAAAAGCACTCACGCCCTCACGAGCATTACCACCAATCACACCATTGACCTCCACGACTGCCAAATGCGGACTGCCCATACCAGCTTTATCAACCGAAGCAGAATCACTGCACGCTCTGGTCAATAGCACCGCCAATATTAGCCACACCGCCAGCGTGATGATTCGCAAAATCACACCCCAACGGCGAGAGGTTTTTTGTTCTTCAATGCTGGCAAGTAGTGTTTTTTCGATGAGTTGCCACTCTCGCCCACCTAAGGCTTGTGGTGGATTTTCTTTATTTGGATTAGGTGGCCACGCCATAATAATTTTCCTTATAAAACAACTTAGATGATTATCCAGTATTGATTCAGCAAGCACACCCAAAAAAAGAATTTAGCCCATCAAATCATCATGATTTTTCTTGAATTTTGACAAAGTCAAGACTTGATACCTCTTAGGGTGCTTGCAGACAACTGTCCGAATATTCTACCTAAAAGCATTTTAGACCACAACCAAAAAATCAGCCCATCAATGTAAAACTTTTTGGGGTTGATATTGCTGTAAAATCTGTTCATTTTCAATCACATAGGGCGATGACAGCCAGATTTTTTGATGATTGGTAAAACCTTCAAAGACCTGATGGGCATCTGGGCATAATCGCTGCCACAACTCCCACGCCATTGGTTTGGCAGCACTCATCATCAGCTGCGTCCCACCAGCTGGCTCTGACAAATCGCTCATTTGCTCCATGTCCATCATCTTTAATGGTTGGTTGGCGATGATTTGCAGTTCACAATCCCATACATTTTCATCATCAATCTGTCGCCAGCCAGTCAAAGCTTGAATCTGCAAACCCTCGCCCTGCCAATGCAAACCTGCAATGCAAGGCTGATGATACACCTCACCTGACTGATGACGACCCGCCTGCCAATAACGATGAATGGCAAACTGTTCGTGCAAAGCGTCCACCATTGGTATGAATAACGGGCTTGCCGTCTGCACAATCACACCATCAAGACGATAAATACCCTGCCGTTTTAGTGCGTGAATCACACCATCAATGTGTCTTTGTCCAAGTTTTTTTGCCCCAAAATCCGCCAAAACCAGCCATCGATACTGATGATTTTGCTGACGGTATTGTAGTAATTTTTGGCTAACCTTAGGGTCGTGGCTGGCTAGATTTTCCAGTACAAATTCATCTTGCCACTCCTGCTGATAAGATAATAATATCATCGCAAGCATGGGCAAAACCAGCATCGATTTGGGTAAAACTTTGGGCAATAAAAGCAAAACCACCATCATCATGGCAAAAACAATGCCCAAAAAACCAAAAGGTGCGTACAGCCAAACCCCTAAGCCACCCAAATGAGTAGATAAACCAATCTCCAACAGCCAATGCAACGCCAACAATAGCCAAAAACTTATTTGCCATAGCATCTGTGCCAATGCTGGCAATAGCACATAAACAAGTCCTGCCAGCAGATTGATTGGCACAATCAATAAGCCAAAAAAACTGATGGCAAATAAATTGACAAACAACCCCCAGATTGACACCTTACCAAACAGCAAGATGGACAACGGCATCATCATCAAAAACAGCCAAAACTGTAATCGACACAATCGCCAAAATTGCCCCAACCAACGCCTTGCCACAGGCTCTTCTTGGGCAAGCATTTCTTCTGCCATCTGATGTCGCATCAAAATCAATACCGCCACAAACGATAGCCAAAATCCAGCCTGCCACACCACAAAGGGGTCTAGCCAAATCATCAGCACCGCCACTGATAATAAAATCGTCACCTGTTTTATAGGCAAAACAAACAATCGAGCCAGCCACATCGCCATCAACATATACACCGTACGCACAGCAGGCACATCAAACCCTGTAAACATTGCATACAGCATACCTGCACCCATCATTATTAACAGACGAATCTGCCAACGGCTGATGGTTTGATAACAATGCGGGCATAAATAATCCATCACTTTGGTTGCAAGCATCGCCAATACCACCGCCAAAAACAATACATGCGTGCCTGAAATCGCCAGCAAATGCGAAATTCCAGCCAGTTGGTATAACTCTTTGGTACTTTTGTCGATTAACGCCCTATCTCCTGTCAAAAGGCTTAAATTGACCGCTTTGACCTGCTGACTTTGCAAATCAAGCGTCTGCCATTCTTGATAGAAATGTTCTCGAAAATGTTGTCTTAATCTTTGTAGTGATAGTGAAATCGACCCATCATCAAAATCCTCAATCTGCCCTACTGACAATAGGCGAGCATTGGCGTGTATGTGCCGAGATTTGAGCCATTTTGTTTGGTCAAAAGCTGCCGATTGTTCAGATAAAGGTGTGATGAGCAGTTGTACCGTAGCGGTCTTGCCAGCGTTGAGCTGCTGCAAATATTGAATACTGTCTTTATCAAAATCACCAAAATTAGGCTGTACACTCATCAGCACTCTGATGCCGTTTAGGTGTGATAAATCGGCTGGGGTATCGATTGGGGCGATGGTATTTTCATCATAAAAAGGATTGGGTAGTTTTAGGCTCTTGCTTGTGCTAACGACGGGTTTTACCTCGCTTAAAGTGGCCACCTGACGATATGCCGTGCCAGCAATCTCATCATAAACGCCATCGCCTATCTCATCAAGATGTACGGTTGCACTCACCAAATATCGCCTGTCAGGACTTTGCGTCTTAAAACTGGCATCAGCACTCATGACACGCACCACAAATAGGCAAATCAGTACGCCATAGCCAACCCATATACCTAGCTTAGCCAGCCGATGTGCGAATTTGTGATGATAATTCAATGATTTGATGCCAATAATGACGACACTCATCATCAAAAAAACCACATTCATCAACAAAAAAGCATCATCATCGGTCAAAAGAGCAATCAACCAATCATCGAACACAACTTCGTCTGACACGCCCAGCACCATGAGCGTCATCGCCATGATACACGCATACAACCAAATCATTGACAACCCTTCCTTGATGAAATGAATATGATAAACATCCTAACAATCATCACTGATACGCAAAACTGATGTTCTATTTAAACATCAAGAAAATAGCGTGCCAATATCGCCTCAATCAACACCAAATCATCGGCGTAGGTTAGTTTCATGTTCATTTTAGACCCTTGAATGATGGCAACTGGCTTGCCCATCTGTTCTAATGCACTGGCTTCATCAGTGATGGATAGATTGTGCTGCTGCACAAAATCAAGCACCTGTTCCAAAACTTGTAGGCGAAACATCTGTGGCGTTAATGCCTGCCATAGATGCTCACGGTCAATGGTGCGAACAATATGATTGTCTTGGGCAAATTTGAGCGTATCCACCACAGGACTTGCCAAAATCACGCCCTGTGCATCGCCAGTATAATGGAGTATGTTTTGCAAATCCTGCATGGGCAGACAGGGTCTGGCAGCATCGTGAATCAATACCCAATCATCATCTTTTGCTCCACGGGCACGAATGGCACGAACCCCAGCCCAAACAGACTGCCATCGCTCACGACCGCCAGTCGTTCGATGAATGCTACTCCAAAATTCTAAGGGTGTCTTGTCAATAAAATCATCGTCAGCCGCCAAAACCAGCGTCAAATCCAGCACATCTGGGGTGTTTAGCCTTGCTACGCTGTGTGCCAAAATGCTTTTGCCCAGCACTTGTTGATACTGTTTGGGTATCTGACCACCAAAACGACTGCCACTCCCTGCCGCCACAATTAAACCATAAATCTGCTGCATAAATTACCATCTTGATTAAAATAGACAAAACGCCAACCTAAGTCAGATTGGCGTTTTGTGATGTTTGGTCATTCAGGGACAAAATCCACACTCTCTACCGTTTCCTCCACCGTTTCGGGCAGCTGCCGAGAATAGACAATGGGTGCATTAGAAAGCTGGATAAAGACTTCGCCTGATTTTATCAGCCCCAAATCCAATCGTGCATGCTCTTCGATGGCGGACAGTCCTGATTTTAAATCATAGATGTCTGCCACCAAAATATCATTGGCATACGATTGTTCTTCGTTGAGCTTTTGCTGTTTATCGACCGCCAATTGCAGTTTTTCCAAATTGGCATGACCGTATTCGCCATACCAATATTGGCGTTGTAGCAAAACCAAGACCACTGTTGCTACGATGATGGCAACCAGATAGCCTTTGTTTGTTTTTAATTCACGAATCACAGTATTTGCCACAACGCATTCCAAAATTAGCCACGCAAGCCGATGAACTCTTCACGCCCACGATAAGCGGCACGCACTTGTTGTTCGATGCGTAGTAGTTGATTATATTTGGCAACACGGTCGCTACGGCATAGCGAACCTGTCTTGATTTGACCTGCTGCTGTACCTACTGCCAAATCTGCAATGGTTGAGTCTTCGGTCTCGCCAGAACGATGGCTGATGACAGTGGCATAGCCATTTTGCTTTGCCAAATAGATGGCGTCTAGGGTTTCTGACAAAGTACCAATTTGGTTAAACTTAATCAAAATGGCATTGGCGATTTGCTTATCAATACCTTCTTGTAGAATTTTTGGATTGGTCACAAACAAATCATCGCCAACCAGCTGTACTTTATTGCCAAGCTGACGAGTCAAATACGCCCAACCTTCCCAGTCGCTCTCATCTAAACCATCTTCGATAGAGATGATTGGATACTGGCGAACCAAATTCGTCAAATAATCACTAAATCCTTGGCTATCAAAGGCTTTGTTGCCCTCGCCTGCCAATACATATTGACCGTTTTTATAAAATTCGCTTGATGCACAGTCCAATGCCAAGAAAATATCCTGACCTGCTTTATAGCCAGCTTTTTCAATGGCTTGCATAATCACCGTGATGGCCTCTTCGTTAGAGCGAAGATTTGGGGCAAAGCCACCCTCATCACCCACCGCAGTATTTAGACCTTGTGATTTTAGGACAGATTTTAGACTGTGAAACACTTCTGTACCAGCACGCAATGCTTCTGAGAACGAAGTAAAACCCACAGGCTCAATCATAAATTCTTGAATATCGACCGTATTGTCTGCGTGTACACCGCCATTTAGGATATTCATCATTGGCACAGGCATTGTCAATGAAGTCTGACCACGCAAGTTGGCAATGTATTGATGCAGTGGCAATGATTGCAGCTGAGCCGCTGCACGAGCTGCCGCCAATGAAACAGCAAGCATTGCATTTGCACCCAAATTGCCCTTATTTTCGCTGCCATCAAGCTCGATTAGGATATTGTCAATCTCTTGTTGCTGAGTCACATCTTTATCAAGCAATGCACTGCGAATTTGGCTATTGGCATTAGCAACTGCTTTTTTGACACCTTTGCCCAAATAGCGACTTTGGTCACCATCACGCAATTCTAAGGCTTCACGAGAACCTGTCGATGCACCAGATGGAGCGGCAGCACGACCGCAAATACCATTTGCCAAAATAACATCGGCTTCAATGGTTGGATTGCCACGAGAGTCCAAAATTTCTCGTGCAACGATGTCTTTAATCTCAACCGCAGTTTCATGATGTTCAGCGTACATATTCTATCCTTTTTTGACGATTAAAATACCAAGTAAACCACTTGGCTTGTTAAAAACAGTCCTATTATAACATATTTCATGCCAGACATTCAAAGTTTGGCTTAGTGTGTATCCAGTACAGCAAAACCCTTAACCAAATCATCAAGCTGTTTTAACTGGGTCAAGAATGGTTCAAGCTGGTCAAGGCGTAACGCACAAGGACCATCACATTTTGCCTTGTCAGGGTCTGGGTGAGCTTCCAAGAATAAGCCTGCCAACCCTGTCGCCATGCCTGCACGAGCCAAAGTCGTGATTTGGGCTCGTCTACCACCAGCACTGTCGCTTCTTGCACCTGGTTCTTGCAAGGCGTGCGTGACATCAAAAAATACTGGCACATTCATTGCTTTCATCGTATCAAAGCCCAACATATCCACAACCAGATTATTGTAGCCAAATGCCGAGCCACGCTCACACAAAATCACTTGGTCATTGCCAGCTTCTAGACATTTATTGATGATGTGACGCATTTCATGTGGTGCCAAAAATTGAGCTTTTTTGACATTGATGACCGCACCTGTGCGAGCGATGGCACTAACCAAGTCGGTTTGTCTGGATAAAAAAGCTGGAATTTGTAGCACATCAGCCACTTTGGCAACGGGTGCAGCTTGATATGGCTCATGCACATCGGTGATGATTGGCACATGATAAGTTTCTTTAATATCATTTAGCCAAGTCAATCCCGTTTCTAGGCTTGGGCCACGAAACGAATGCAAACTTGAACGGTTTGCTTTATCAAAACTTGCCTTAAACACATAGCCTATGCCCAAACGCTGACAAATATCAATGTAGCGTTCAGCAATCTCAAAAGCCAATTCTCGACTTTCAAGAACATTCATACCGCCAAACAAAACAAAGGGTTTGTCATTAGCAATCTCAATGCCTGCGACATTAACCACCGATTTGGCAACAGTCATCGCTTGTGTCATCGCTGTCTTCCTATAAATTTAAATGAAATAAGTTGATGGCTATTATAACGCTTATTATGGTAAAAATACATGAAAATTACCGTCAAAATTTATAAAAATTGTTCGCATTCAGCCAGCATTTGGCAAGCCTTGCATCAAATAAAAAAGCGACGGCATGACACCATCGCTTTTTGGCGGCTGATTTGATTTATTTAGCCTGTCTGTCCATTGCCGCTCGGATAAAGCTGTTGAACAATGGGTGTCCGCCTCGTGGCGAACTGGTAAATTCTGGGTGATATTGCACCGCCACAAACCAAGGGTGTGTGTCAATCTCTACCGCCTCAACCAAATGTTGCTTGGCAGAATAGCCAGAAATCTTCATGCCAGCCGCTTCTAACGCCTCGATATAACGATTGTTCATCTCATAGCGATGGCGATGGCGTTCGGTAATGTTGGTTGCTCCGTAGATTTTTGCCAAACGAGAACCTGCCACCAGTTCAGCTTCCTGAGCCCCAAGTCGCATTGTACCACCCAAATCCGAATCATCAGAACGCAGCTGCAATTCGCCTTTTTCATCAAACCATTCGGTAATCAAACCGATGATTGGCTCGGCAGTTTTGCGATCAAACTCGGTAGAGTTGGCAGACAGACCCAGCACATTGCGAGCGTATTCGATGACGGCAAGCTGCATGCCCAGACAGATACCCAAGTACGGCACGCCATTTTCACGAGCATGGCGAATGGCTTTCATCTTGCCCAAAGTACCTCGTTCGCCAAATCCACCTGGCACCAAAATAGCATCTGCTTTGGCAACCTGTGCCAGCAAAGTATCATCGGTTTCTAGTTTTTCGGCATCGATATAGTCAATGACCACTTTGGTTTTATTTTGGATACCTGCATGCAACAAGGCTTCATTGACTGATTTATAGGCATCAGGCAATTCGACATATTTGCCAACCATGGCAACAACAATCTCGCCTTTTGAATTAAACAAATCGTCAAGTACCTTATCCCAATCTGACAAATCTGCCTCAGGAGCAGTAATGCCAAATCGCTCACAAATCAAATCGTCCAAATCTTGTTCATAGAATCGGCGTGGAATCTGATAAATACTTCTGGCATCTTCACATAAGATGACCGCACGAGCCTCAACATTGGTGAATAAAGCAATTTTTTGGCGATTGTCTTCTGAAATTGGCTGTTCTGAACGACAAATCAACACATCAGGTTGCAATCCAATAGAACGCAATTCTTTGACCGAATGCTGAGTTGGTTTGGTTTTTGATTCGCCAGCAGAAGCAATATAAGGCACTAAGGTTAAGTGCATTAACATGGCGCGATTACGACCCAGCTCCACTTGTAGCTGACGCACCGCCTCCATGAATGGCAGGCTTTCGATGTCGCCAACCGTACCACCAATCTCAATGATGGCAATATCATAGCCTTCGCCACTGGCAAGGATTTTGTGCTTGATTTCGTCAGTGATGTGCGGAATCACTTGTACTGTACCGCCCAAATAATCGCCACGGCGTTCTTTGGCAAGTACCGTTTGATAGATGCGACCACTGGTAAAGTTATTCGCCTTGCTCATCTTAGAGCGGCGTAAGAATCGCTCATAATAACCCAAATCCAAGTCCGTCTCCGCACCATCTTCGGTCACGAACACTTCCCCGTGTTGGAATGGGCTCATTGTGCCAGGGTCAACATTGATATAAGGATCCATTTTGGTCATGGTGACTTTAAGACCACGAGCCTCCAAAACGGCTGCTAAGGACGCGGCAGCGATGCCTTTACCTAGTGAGGACACCACGCCGCCAGTTACAAAGATAAACTTAGTCATAATCATTCATCGGTTACTGGTAAAATAGAATTTTACTAAAATCTGCACAAAAAATATAGTGGGTAACTAAAAAAAATTGTATCGCAACACCAGGTTACCCAAAGAACATCAAATCTCCATAAAAAAGAGCCGCTGACTGCGACTCTTTTTTGTGGGCTGATTATTGTTCAGCATTTTGAGACAAGGAGCGAACATACGCTGCAAGTAGCATGACGCGTTCGTTGCCCAGTTTGGTTTGCCATTCAGGCATCACACCAGAACGACCGTGACGAATGGTGGTTTGGATAGTATCTCTATCGCCACCAAATAGCCAGATGTCATCGGTTAGATTTGGTGCAACACCAACCTGACCTTTGCCCTCAGAACCGTGACATACCACGCAAGTGCCGTCAAAGATGGCCTTACCTTGTGCAACTTTGGCAGCATCAAGTTCATAGCCTTGCTGATTACCAGAAAGATTTAGCACATATTCAGCCGCTGCACGAACGCCAGCTTCGTTTAGCTTATTGGTTTTTGCGTCTGGCATCGCACCTTGACGACCGTTATGAATGGTCAGTAGAATATTTTCTGCTTCACCACCATACAGCCAATCGTTGTCCGTCAAGTCAGGATAGCCTGTTGCACCTTTGGCGTTTGTGCCGTGACACAACGCACAGTTTTGTAGGAACAGACGGTTACCGATTTTTTGAGCTTCTGGGTCGGCAGCCAATTTATCAACAAACGGTGCAAGCAGTTTGACTTGGTCATCAATTTTGGCTTGCAATTCTGCATTCTCTTCACCAGATTTGCGTTGTGATTGCAGTTCATTTAATTTTGCCAAGATGGCGGTTGCTTCGCTAGCACCTGCATTTGACAAAATATTTTGCTCAAAGTTTTCAGTAAAAACTTTATTGTTTGCTTGTAGTTGGCTGTTTAGCTCATTTGCCGAAGTCCAAGGCACTTGTTCGCCATCGACTTCAACTGTTGTGACACCTTTCCAAGCATTTGGTTGGATTGCAGGGAATAGCACAAAATAGCCCAAACCCCAAATCAGCGTACCAAAGAAAATCACCAACCACCATTTTGGCAATGGCTTGTCGTATTCTTTGATACCATCGTAACTATGTCCAGTCGTCTCATCTTCATCTAGGACTGGCTTGGATTTTAGCGTCCACATCAATACGCCAAAGATAAATAACCAACAGGCGAGTGACAAGACAGTAATCCAAGAACTCCAAAAAAAGCTCATTGTGTATCCTTAGTGCGTTGATGAGCAGAAAAATCTGAATCATCTAACGCAAGTTGTGCATCTTCTTCAAAGCGTTTTTTATTTTTTGGGGAATATGCCCACCAAGCGATGCCGATAAAAGCAATGAATGCTGCCACGGTCGCAATACTATGTAAAACGCCCCAATTCATTAGCGTTGACCTTGCATTGCAATACCCAGTTGTTGTAGGTATGCAACCAATGCATCTAGTTCTGTCGCACCTTGCACTTGGTCAGGAGCGGCTTCGATGTCCGCCTCAGTATATGGCAAGCCAAAACGCTCTTTGAACACACGCATTTTTTGTTGAACCTTCTCACCATTAACTTCATTGGTTGCCAGCCATGGATAAGACGGCATCACAGAGTCAGGTACAACCGAGCGAGGATTGATTAGATGGTCAATGTGCCATTGGTCAGAATAACGACCGCCCACACGAGCAAGGTCAGGACCTGTACGCTTTGAACCCCATAAGAATGGGTGGTCCCAAGATGATTCTGCGGCACGGCTGTAAGGTCCATAACGCTCCACCTCAGCACGAAGTGGGCGAACCATCTGTGTATGGCATACATGGCAGCCTTCACGAATGTAAATATCACGACCTTCTAGCTCTAACGCCGTCCAAGGACGCATGTTTGGCAAAGGCTTATTCACACCACCTTCTTCGGCAACAGTTTCATCATAAATCAATGGTACAATTTCAACCAAAGTTGCAAAACTGATGGCAATGACGATAAAGATAACAAGTAAACCTGTGTTTTTCTCTACAA is a genomic window containing:
- the ccoO gene encoding cytochrome-c oxidase, cbb3-type subunit II, whose protein sequence is MSKFSHEIVEKNTGLLVIFIVIAISFATLVEIVPLIYDETVAEEGGVNKPLPNMRPWTALELEGRDIYIREGCHVCHTQMVRPLRAEVERYGPYSRAAESSWDHPFLWGSKRTGPDLARVGGRYSDQWHIDHLINPRSVVPDSVMPSYPWLATNEVNGEKVQQKMRVFKERFGLPYTEADIEAAPDQVQGATELDALVAYLQQLGIAMQGQR